From the Hippocampus zosterae strain Florida chromosome 13, ASM2543408v3, whole genome shotgun sequence genome, the window AGCCCCTCTACCTCACTggtttccgatccgcttatcctcacaagggtcgctgggggtgctggagcctatcccagctgtcttcgggcaataggtgggagacactctgaaccggttgccagccaatcgcagagcacacacagacgaacaactattcatgctcacaatcacacctaggggcaatttagagtgttcaatcagactgccatgcatgtttttggaatgttcgaggaaaccggagtacccagagaaaacccatgcaggcctggggaacacatgcaaaccccacataggtaggccgcagctggaattgaacccggtagctctgcactgtgaggttgatgcgctaaccactggatcaccgggtgcccatatatatgtatactttatacacatacatacataaatacatacatacatacatacatatgcatgtatgtacacacacacacgcacgcacacacacacacacacacacacacacacacacacacacacacacacaattacattTGAAATAAGATTTATATCATGGAAAATAGTGGTGATCTGATTATTCAGTGACTTGGCACCAACTGTTAAATTCTTTCAATTACGAGATTACATGGGTGAAAGTTTCCCTCTTCCCAATTcaccttcctttttttcctgctgttGCCTAGCAACTTTTGGCTGGAGTGAAAATGGAGTGGCGAGTGATGCTgcattttatgaatgaaatatagaACAGTAAGGGGGTCGGGGAGGGGCAAGAGTGAGCTGACTATCATTGCCTGTGCCACTGTGCTTCCTTTTGGCCTCACTACTTAGGAATCTGGAGACCTACTTTGTCATCAACAAACCTATGATGTCCAGGGAGCACAGAACATTGATGTTTTGTTCCTGATATTTCAAGTTTAAATGGGAATTATTCAAAGGAGCTCCATTATTTGTGGGAAATTTTGTAAGACATAAAACAAAGgcatctttccatccatccatccatacattttccgatccgctttgtcctcacaagggtggtgctggagcctatctcagctctcttcgggggacaccctgaaccggatgccagccaaGCGCAAggcatacagagacaaacaaccatccacactcacactcatacctagggacaatttagagtcttcaatcagcctgccaagcatgtttttggaatgtgggaggaaaccagagtactcgGAGAAAGCCCATGAAgctatggggagaacatgcaaattccacacagaaagATCGGAGCCGGGGTCGaatccacaacctctgcactgtgaggtcaacgcgctaaccagtcgaccactaggccacccatgtttttttttattgatttatttattttctaagtatttttttctgtttcatttgagttttaaaaaaggCTATTCCAAagaattaaatgttcaatttagaggaatgaaataaaatgatttaaaaattaGTTATGTTCTACTTTGGGGATATGTATGATTGAGGTAGTACTCATGGTTTAACCAGTTCTCTAATATTGGGGTGGACCCCTGGAAGAGGTGCGGTGAGATGTCGCGGTGGGGAGGGGCGACGTGTGACCCagggaactctttttttttgccattcaaGAATGTGTAATTACAAGTCAACTACAATAGGTGGCAGCATCTAAAAACATGTTAATTTGTGACTTGTAAAGTGATCTGGATATCTCTCTTTTTGTCGCTAATTATTGCCATATATTTCGTATTGTTTAAGAAtaacaaaagaaacaacaacaacaaagtaaaagcagatttgCAAATGTCTAATTTGAATTAAACACAAATgataatcagtctgctttcctgtaggCAGGGAACGGAAGGTAATTGAGATGCACCGTCTTCAACACAACAAAATATCCGTCAGAAATTCACACCTCAAAATCCAGTCTAAAATGCTCTCACCAATGGGTCAATGGGTGACTAAGAAGGGAAGAATAAGTCATTTTTGTCCCTTTCATGATACAGTAACAGGGTCagttttaaaaccattttctgattttgtggATCTTTCACAACTCATCAAACTGCTTTTCTAATTCTAATTAATGAATTCAAAGTGAAACAGAGGCAGTGAGATGAGCATCAATTTAATTGTAATTCGCAGTTTGACACattcaatggcataaaaagaGAAGAGTGGTGAGGATGGTGGAAAcatattttaattgaattgcTTGACTCGGGACTATTGTTCGCACGCAAAACCTTCATATTTCATGATGAGTTGCTCCATCCCTAAGCAAGTAGGTCTGTGTTCTTGGGTTTGACACTCCTCAGGTGTTGGCCAGTATTCGAGCCAGGTGTTTTCTCCAAAAACATAGTGGAAGCTGAAGAGAAGACGGTAAAAATAAGGTCATCTTTCACATGCAGTGTTCCTTTGCTACTTCGCGGTTTTGGTTATTGCGGATTCACTCGATGGCggatttttcatttgtgaccatCATGTACTGCTATTGTACCTTGCTATTTAGCCACATTTTCTTGCTGCTTTTCTCCCTTCTAAGTCGGACCAGTCaaacaaaatgttgatttttttttttttttggtatttgttttacaaaaaaacgCGACCATGGAAATTAGACAGTTTGCCGGCCATAACCAGCAGCTCGGTATTTCATTCtatattttgcatttcaaaagttatatttattttgtgcaacaagTGTTGAGAAGGGTGGAACTGTGTGTATGGGGGGGTCATAATGGCTGAAAAGTCACCCCCAATAAATGAGTGAACAtcgaacaacaaacaaaaccagccttgatgtaaaaataaacaaataaataaataaaaaaggtcacTCAACTCTCGCACACATTATACACATCCGGAGACTTACGTTTGTGCCTCGTCATCTCTGTGAATATCTTTCGATGAGCCCATGACTAAATAGGATTTGCCAATTTCCAGTTGTAAAGCATCCCTGCAGTGTGGATAACTGAGGAATGTGCGCAGTTTCCCTTGGGCACCCATATCTTTATTTCCTGTAACGGCAACatggtagaagaaaaaaaatatgttgatggAAAAAGTATCATCAGTATCAGAGCAtcaatattttttgaaaaatatcttgGGTGTCAGGGCTAAACCTCCCAGGtccaaatttggtcaatttcatattttttctcaCATCTCTGCAATTGGTCAGTTCCCATTTGGGTCTgttatttttagaattgatCCAGTAATTTCAAGTGTTGAAACTGACTTGCTCTCTTAAATAATGCAACATTAGTGGTGCAACAAACATGCCGTTTGTTTCCTGAAAAGTCAGCCTTTTGTCATACACAGTGACACCAGTCATACATAAGACAGCTAATGTGAATATTTCCAAGGTCAGTAAAAATCCAATCCCACCTTCTTTGATGACTTGCTTCACCCGTGCTGTATAGATGTCAGTTGACAGACCGTCTTTAGATTGTTCCAATTGTATGTGGTACACTGAGGAAAGCCAAGTTACACATTATCCTCTTGCTTACTCATTCGCGCAATCACCTaatatgacaaataaaaatcaatatacagtactgtactgtccGTTCTCTTACCATAGTCTATCTTGCTGGTTGGGGTACTCTCACAAGACTTTTCTGCACGCAAATCATTACTGATTTGACCCTTCTTTTGTAGACTGCAGTTCTCTGGATGGGAGGGAAAGGATTATTGAAGTGGATACAGTGATGTGTCAGTGTTCCGTTATGCAGctgcgttttttgttgttgtgttttttgttttgtttttcagaaaatTCACATGATACAGTCTGAGGAAACTGGAAGTTGTCGTCCATCTTACCTTCAGCACAGGTACATTCGTTCTTTGTGCAGAGTTTCAGCAGCTGACCTGCTCTCCTCTCAGGATGGTAGAATTTCACACAATGCCTCTCTACAAATAGACAAGCAGTTTTTGTTGAGCTCACAGAAATGGACAATAATAACTGTCTTGTTGAGTTGTCAAGTGTGGTTTGAGAAAGTTGCTTTGTATGTAGCCACGGACTGAGACTCGTTTCTGATTTTACTGCAAAAccggattttcattcattcattttccaatccgctctatcctcacaagggtcaggggtggtgctggagcctatcccagccgtctttgggcagtaggcgggggacaccctgaaccggttgccagccaatcgctgggcacacacagacgaataaccatcagcgctcacactcacacctagggacaattttgagagttcaaatcggcctgccatgcatgtttttggaatgtgggaggaaaccggagtacccggaaaaaaacccacgcaggcccgtggagaacatgcaaactccacacagggaggacggagcggGAATTGAATTGgtctctctgcactgtgaggtcgacgcgctaaccactggagcactGGGCCGCCCTGCTAAACCGTATTTGACACGATCAATTAGTTCCCCTTGAATCTTCTTCATCTTGTCAagatgatgatactaatgcagcgtgttataccggagacaaattccttgtgtgttctacatacttggccaataaagatgattctgatctgattctgattcttgaaTTTGGAGCAGAGAAACTTGGCCACTGGCCACATTCTGATCAAACACACGAGATGAACTCGAACAGCGATTATAACTTATAAGCGATCTTTGACCTCACCAATTCTCAAGTTCATCTGAATCTCTGGATGTCAATAGAAAAATACCGCACACGCCAAAAATTGTGTGCTTATCCAACTCCACATTTTTCATAAAAATATCTATTCGGAAAAAAATAGATCTAATCTTTCTCTGGAGCAGATAATGACACTGTGTGAGGCAGAAATGTCTTTGTGACTCACGATCATAGTATTCATAAACGGACACAGCAGCGGGTTGTAAGATGCCGACTTTCAGGGTCTGGATGACCCTAAAGCTGATTTCCTCACGACGCTTATGAGAGACCTGTGGAGGTGGTGTAAACAAATGTGAAGCAGCTCTAGATGATTGGAAAAGGGGCAAGAGGAAGGGTTGTCCGTCTTACTTTGTCCAAGTAGATGATGAGAGAGCCCTTCTCTGATAAGACTGTGTTCATCTCATACTTAGAAATGGTGGGGGCGTGTCCTTTGGCCAGCTGCACGGAAACATACAATCTCAGAAACTGTTTCGACGCGATAATTACAATGCAAGGTTTGTCTGTGACGGTTCATACCAAGTTCAGGTCATTCTCGTCAACACGGAAGCCAGTCAACAAGCCGATGTCCAAGATTGACATTGATGCATCATGCTCTTTGTTTTTATAACTGCTCAGACACCagcataaaattgaaaattagaAACGagttgttttccattttttgtcAGCAATATTGAGAAAAGTAAGTTTGCAGTCTATTTTTCCTGATTGTACTTACATCACCTCTATTTTTAGCTTGTATATCTTCTCTTCCTCATCAAGTTTTTCTACAAAGACATAGCAGATGAGCTGATTCACGTTTTTATGCAAACAATGAAAACATTCGGGCAGATGAGCACATTGCcatactgatttttaaaaatgaccaaaTATTACATATTACCTGGAATAAGTTGCACCGACAGGTCAAAATTCTGACAGTCACTTTCTTTTTCTGATGGCAGGGCATAATACAAGGACACCAACTGTCGGATTGACACAACAGCAAATTGTATGATTGGAAATCATTTTCAAGGAATGAACatatgttggttctttttattttgtaactaatctcaaatacagcagaaagtaaatggctaggactgcatctgttcaagtctgtttaaaaacaataaaatactttataatactactagctggttcgccgccctccgggcggctcatcagctagttcctgcggaaggctggtaaggtgggccttcggcccacaaaagtgttgttgcttggttcaactttttgttcatcttcattgcttatcgcgaaaataaagaaatgttcagctctactaaataactaacaatttcattgcaatgcttgtgggtagacaacattttttcgctaagatgcccgcgcgatcgtagtgagccactgcctgagcggcgcagtgaagtaggtacgttttgaaaagggacagacggaaggacagaccgcgtgcaggacgacgcgcaatatatatatacattttttttgtgatgtcaatcttttgatctgcctcaataatgtaatgaatttataataaaagtcttttttcagcaATTTTTAGATGAGATGAAAATATAGAtaattagatcaattaattacagatcataattaattaatctcacaATTATTTTAATCGCTTGACAGAACTATTCTTTATATCGCTGAGCTTCTGGCATAATTTGAACCAGCctttttgtgtcatttccaaGCCAGAGGACACACAATCCCCACGTAAACTCTCCCCCTAACCCTTTCAAGAgacagcggttaccacagtggacagtttatcatgttatgagGTTACAGGTTGCTCTACAGCAGCTGTTAAAAACAGCGTGGAGAATTAGTTGACTTACCGTTAGTGTTGCTTCTCCACTACCTTCAGCTGTCACTTTGACATCTTGGTTAATACTTTGCatctgttggttaaaaatgcacacaaatgcTTATTTATAGATGTTTAATTTGGACACCAATAAGAATGCTAGATTAATGAGATGTGGGGGCCCTCTCACTTCAGCTGTTCTTGTAGCATGGTGGTTTTGCTTGTTGAAGTTATATTTGAGAGGTCTCGATCTGCCCGGCACATCAATGTCCACTTTCAGATCGTAATCTGGCTCTTTGGCACTGGTCCAATATTCCGATATAGCTTGATATACAATGATTGTCGCCTATCCAGACAAAAAGAGGAAAAGCTCTGAGCTGAGCCCAGATGACACGAACTTGGCCATAAAATATACTCTCACCTGAGTCGATCCATAGCCTCCGCCCACCTTCCTCTGCTTGTTGAACCATCGCACCACAGGTCTGGCGTCCTCAAAGGCCTTTATGAACagattcaaataaaaattttgCACTGGATGGACAGTACATGTAGCAACTATCAACTACTGTTGAAAATGGTTCTCAGTCAATAATATTACAGGACAATGTGGTAAACCTTTGCTTAAATTAATGATGATGTTTTACATTGATTTTGATGTATCCTCGGCGACAAGGTAAGCCTTGAACAGAGTTTCTTTCTAGAAAAATcaccccattttttttgtgtagccCGTATGAATCAAATGCACTTACCTGAGCCTTGACCAAAGCCAGAAGAGCATAGGCTGTAGCCTCCAGTGTATAAATATGGCCCTTTGGTACAGGCCAATGAGTAAACTCTGCAaggagacatgcaatttgtaaaACGTTGCTTTAATTCACATTTTATAATAAGTAATTATCTGCAACgcaacaaaacacaatttcattAACATCATTCATTTTTGTAACGGATCCCCAAAAAGATATATTTATTCTGGAAATCACAATACTATGGCTACAGTGTGTCAAATTCGATTagaatgtattttcttttcttttctttttttccttcggtCACAGCACTATCATTTAGCTTTGATTGTAGAATACCAAGGAGTAAAATTAACACCGTTTTAGAATTCACCTGGGGAAGCAAACTTGAAGAGGATGTCCTTGTTCAGTTTATCCTTATTCGCTAAAGCATATGATGTTATGGCAACAGCATAAGGGTTGGTGAGGCTGGGCAGACGCTTTTCCAGGTAAGCAAGAGCTTTGGCCTCGCTATCTTCCAAACTCTGGAAAGATGGAGAAGAGGGTAAAATGGGGCATCATGATGGTACCAAGGGTAAGTCCTTGGACCCCTGTTGTTCTGTTGTTCAAAACGTCAATGGTGGCAACGCAGATTTAGTTATCAATTTCCCCTGATGACAGATGTGCCCCTATGCGATGGATTAAGCTTTCCTCAAAAATTGGAGAATATCAGTTTTATTTATAGGGACATATGGTCAGGGTAGACaagagagtcaatgttacaTTACTCCCCGGTGTTCTTTCCCATACCCTTACCAAGGGGTAAACTGTGTTTGGCTCCAATAAATTCATCCTAACTCATCCAATTGTTTACCGACTAACACACAGATGGGTTTGTTGGAAACATCAAGACACCTAGTTACAGTCATTTTATAATCAGGTCTGTCATATTAAGTATAAAGGGAAGATGAAATgcctttacttatttttttaaaagggagacctgaaaaacaacaacaataataatgcaacaacaacaaccttgaCCTTATATTAAATATTCTTATGTTGTTCTTGCCATCACAATGGTGAACAATTCTGGACTGAGAGACAAATAATTAAATGTTGAAACACACGTTTCAATGAAGGTCAACATTGAAATATAGGCTAATCATGTACTTTGGGTTCATAGTTTTATATTTGAGACCCGAGGAATAGCGCCTCACCAGTGATGAACCTCACGTCACTGGTTCTATGTCATCCCGACTGACTGGTTAAAGCACTGAATGTTTATTCTGCACATGCTCAGTTTGAGTATAAACCCGGACAGGTATCGCCTAAATTCAGGTGTCACCAGAGGTTTGTTTCCAACAGTTTTCTCAGCCAAACATGAGGTTTCCGAGTGACTGAATGTTCTGGCGGTCATCTGGGATTCCTAAACACTAAGTCACATTCGTAACTTTTGTTTTAGTGAGATTGGCACAGGAATGTACTGTAAAGTTTTAACTAGTTATGTATCACACATGACAGGAACACTAGCAATGACATTAAATACATTAAACACATTAAAacagacattaaaaacaaataaaaatacctgATCAGTCATACTAATGCAGAATTCTTCCATCCATCGCTTTTTCAGGCCAGTAATTAAAAGCTGTTGGCAAGTTCAGTATACAGTATGGGGTAAAACACTCACATTAACAGTGTCAGAGCAAAGTGCGCTGGACTCCTGCATTGCAATGAGATGGAAGGCTGTCATGGAGGCGTCTGAGTCTCCACCCCGCACGTCACCCTAAACACATGCATACGCACAGACACGATACAAAAATTAAACAACATCATCAGAATCATGAGCAAAAAGATCAATTAACTGCAATGAAAAATGATTGTCCTTACAATCATCTCGCCGTGAGCCACCCTGCCTACTTCTCGAAACATGCCGTCAGGTTGCTGTGCTTTGAGAATAAGAAACTTGACAGCATCACAGATCACATCTTTTTGCACTGCCACCAGCTGGTTGGACATGGAGAACACTTTGGCAACATAGGCTGTCAGCCTGAAAGACGAGATGGCACACAACTTCAGTTCCAGTCATTGGAAAATGGAATCTTACTTTGTTCTTGAAAGATTAAGAAtggcaaatacattttttttttttttgtttgtttgagtgaCTTACCAGCTGCTACTACCTCTTTGGGCCCACACAGAAAAAGAGCCATCTTTCTTCCGGAAAGCAAGCTCATTTCTGTACCCTGTGCCCAAAACAGACTTTTTAACACATATTTCACTGTCTTTCATCATTGACAGTTTGTGGAATCCTCAGTATTTAATATTAAACATTTGTAATTAATGCCTGTTTCTTAAACAGTATAATGTGAACCTACCAGTTTTTATGTGTTGCAGGGCTTCATTACGTTTCTGAAAGCCAACAGTTTCCCACTGGTTGGTTTTGTCCAAATAGGTCGTTGCAATTACAGGCAGGGTCATGTGGATCATGTTCTGCTCTCCACAGCCACTAGGCTGATAAATCAGGCTACCCATTGATGTCCCAGCAATGGCATTCTCCACCAGTGCACCAACTTGTTCTCTGCCTACATGAACATAGATACacagaattacaaaaaaaacaaaacaaaaaaaacctaaccccctgaaaaaaagattgttgtcgcacatattttctttttgtcagcATCTGGATTTGTCTAGTTCTAGCAACGTGGATAGTTGGACACAACCAAAATATATCTCACCTATCACAGAGATTTGTGTGACAGAGTCAGTGCCTGGTACCACATCTTTCTTGGGAATTTGACTGTTGATAATGACTTCTTGTTTACCATCTACAGTGTATACACAAAAGTTTGAGTATTAagtgccaaaaaataaaataaaataacaacacagtGTCGTGGAATGTGAAAACTTACTTATTCCTTCTTTAGCAGGGTCAAGGTTTACGATCTGAGGAGCCTTAACCAGCACCCCTTCAGGCTAGAAAAGCAAAAATAGGGATTTAAGAAGAGACAATTAGGATTTACTGTATGTTGTACACAGTTGTGGAGATTTTTGGCTCTATTTTAGATGATTTATATGATTTAGTCAGCCGTGCCCGCCTCGCACTCAGGATGAGCATTAAATCAGATGACATTCATAACACACATCCGGACTGccgaatctgtctgcctgcacctcGATCTAACACACCAAAATCGCATCATACCACCTAAACTACAATTTAGACACGCTTTACCGAATATAAAATCCAGTCTACTTTTGTAACTAAATTTGCAGATACACTGGGGGCGCAGCAGGAATGCCCAGTGAGTTGTAGCACATCTatcaaattcacaaacacaacttGAATATTGCAGTTATGCCCATACTTATCCTGAGCACATGTGTGCCAGTCTACTAAAGAGGGccctttgtgttcaactaattTTCACCATTTCACTTTTCCAAAAATGCACCCCTTGTCTTGGGTATGCCTAAGGCAGCACTGTGATTCACTAAGGAGTCTGGCATGAGTCAACCCTCCCCCACTACTTAAGACATATACCGGTACTCTACAAGTGCATTTTCTCTATGGATCGTTCgtggccactttagagtgcctcattgttgacAATAAGTTTGCCCACGAAATGGGGTTGAAGGCAGAAGAGtaagtatggatggatggatggatggatggatggatggatggatggatggatggatggatggatggatggatggatggatggatggatggatggatggatagatggatggatggatggatggatggatggatggatggatggatggatagatggatagatggatagatagatagatagatagatagatagatagatagatagatagatagatagatagatagatagatagatagatagatagatagatagatagatagatagatagatagatagatagatagatagatagatgtgtgtgtgggggggtattTAACTTGACAGCCAGCTTGTGGACTGACACTTGGGGCTTGCATGgatgctttagagtgcctcaaaGGAGAGTTCAAGTGCGCCCAGTCCCATGCTCCCATTGAAAGTCCAACCCCCTGACTTTACATGATGAGTATGAAAATTATATTAAAACGCCTGTATCACCCACTCTGGGGAGGTACCTTAAGTATGAATGCTTCCAAATGTGAAGTGGGGAATTCATATTGTGTCGGAAGTGAAATGTGTATTTGGCGGGTTGTCTTGGACAGTGTTGTGTCAAATTTCGATATTTCTTTTGAATGTACTGCGCTTTTAAAGTGCCTGATAAGAACACTCTTTTTGACAAGCATAAGCTGTACATAAAACTATTAACACTTGAGATTGAACATTTCAATAGCCACTCTTAAATATTCTTTTACCACCACTTTCAGCTCCTTCAGTATTCCATCAGCGAGATGTGAACCTCTCACAGCTGCTTTGACTTCGATACCAAACTTTCCTTTCTCCATGGGAATGATGATATAGGGTACAGCTAACGTAGTTTGGGCGCCCATTTCAAACTCCTGTCTGAACTTTAAGCGCTTGGAGGCTGCACTGCACACATGTGCCGTCTCGAACAGATCCACGCGGACCTTGAACATAAAAGATGGAGAAGGGAACTGAGGGCCGGTCTAGTTTTATGGTGTCCACACATTGCAGATAAGAACAGAATGTTGACagtattgttttaaatatggGTTCACCTTCTAAAACAGCATAGTCAACTCAAACAGACTTACCGTGATTTCATCAGGGCTGTAGTTGTGGAGGATTGCCTTGATTTCAATCTGCTCTCCACGCACAGCCGAATAGGGAAGCTTGAGGTCAATGAAGAAATCCTTCCGTACTATAACTTCTAAAGGTTCACTGACACAGATTCCTAAAAGATAGTGACAATTGAAAAAAGGTTACATGGGAAAAAGAATCCAGAGCTAGCCAGAATTTGAAATGAGGGGATACTCACCATGAGTTTTGGAGAGACTAATACCCATGAACTGCCATGTTGTGATGGAGTCTTGCATCGGGAGATAATTCACATGTGACGTGGTatcactgaaacaaaaaaaaacccaactgttTAGACTTTTGCACAGGGTGTGTATATCTATGTGCTGTATAAagtacatgttttgttttgttttttttgcacagctttGAACTGAATATGTTTTAATGAATAGGGGTACCTACAGTCCCTACCTAGTGCGTGTTTTGTGtacacaactacacacacacacacacacacacacacacacacacacacacacacacacacacacacacgcacagtcacGCACATTATTAGACCAGTTTCCTTACCAATTCGGAGTTTGTCGAGGGCAAGCAGGCAATTTAATATCAGACCAATGCCAGCTTTCAGGGAAATTCGTCCGGGTAACAATTTCAATATTGTCCATGTAAATGTGATCGTTCTTCTCACCTTTAGAAGAGATTTGAAAAGAGTCATGAGAAAGTAGTGATTTCAGTAGACTATGGATATTGTCCCATGTGTGGATTTCTTACTCCGAGCTATTTGAAGGGTGTCGTGCTTCATCTCGGCTCTCTGGCCTTCCAGCTCCTTGCAGCAATACAAGAAGGCGTTGACACATGCCTTTCCATCACTAATGTACTCGCTGCGTGTTTCGCAAGTGTATGAGAGTGGAATTATCCTCATGCCATCCAAACAACATTCCTTCTCTTGCCCTTCATATTTACTTGCTGAAAACAAAGGAAACGCGAAAGACGCACAGGCCACAGTCACCAACTTGATGATATGATGTATATtgccagtgattttttttctcaattgtttAGCATACAATGACTAGTGATGGAGATAAATTGTTACCTAAGGTTGTGGTAACCTGTAACAGAGTTGAAGCTCGTTTGCTCCTGCTGGGTGAGGGACATTTCAGCTCTGGAAATGTAGCACAATTTAATCATGAAAATGATCCAGATAGAGATGACAGAATGAAAAACTGTTGGGCAGCTGCAACCTGTGATGCAACAAGCCTGACAATCAATTGGGACAACAGTAT encodes:
- the LOC127613839 gene encoding complement C3-like — translated: MGTTPLWLLASLAFACLSSVADGVPLKVMSSPNLLRVGAAENIFVECQDCTGGDIKVDINVMNHPTKTKKLGLGASVTLNSANNFQGFGQITIPTGDFSTDPNMKQYVYLQAQFPDRLLEKVVLVSFQSGYIFIQTDKNLYTPDSTVNYRIFGVTPSMEPIERDHQNQDEAAAIIIEMMTPEDVVLPLESVFLKSGIYTGNFKLAEIVSPGLWKIVAKFQSHPQQSFYAQFEVKEYVLPSFEVKLTPFVPFFYKDSEEFTVDIKATYLFGREVDGTAFVVFGFLKDGEKRSFPQSLQRVPIETGSGVVTLKRAQMTQTVPNIDDLVGSHIFVSVSVMTLSGSEMVEAELRGIQIVTSPYRIEFTKTPKYFKPGMSFDVTLKVVNPDDTPARGLPVVVNPGEVQGFTSDNGRAKLTVNTVARDTKLTINAWTNDPKILRARQATATMEAIPHTTKSKHYIHIGVDTAELDLGDNLKINLNLNMAPTRDTDITYLIIGRGQLVKYGRHRTIGQVLISLIVPITKDMLPSFRIVAYYRPDNNEVVSDSVWVDVKDSCMGMLKLESTRPAPSFEPRKIFGLKVTGDPEATVGLVAVDKGIYVLNKKHRLTQKKVWETVEKYDTGCTPGGGKDGMSVFYDAGLLFETNTAQGTPYRQELKCPSPSRSKRASTLLQVTTTLASKYEGQEKECCLDGMRIIPLSYTCETRSEYISDGKACVNAFLYCCKELEGQRAEMKHDTLQIARSEKNDHIYMDNIEIVTRTNFPESWHWSDIKLPACPRQTPNCDTTSHVNYLPMQDSITTWQFMGISLSKTHGICVSEPLEVIVRKDFFIDLKLPYSAVRGEQIEIKAILHNYSPDEITVRVDLFETAHVCSAASKRLKFRQEFEMGAQTTLAVPYIIIPMEKGKFGIEVKAAVRGSHLADGILKELKVVPEGVLVKAPQIVNLDPAKEGINGKQEVIINSQIPKKDVVPGTDSVTQISVIGREQVGALVENAIAGTSMGSLIYQPSGCGEQNMIHMTLPVIATTYLDKTNQWETVGFQKRNEALQHIKTGYRNELAFRKKDGSFSVWAQRGSSSWLTAYVAKVFSMSNQLVAVQKDVICDAVKFLILKAQQPDGMFREVGRVAHGEMIGDVRGGDSDASMTAFHLIAMQESSALCSDTVNSLEDSEAKALAYLEKRLPSLTNPYAVAITSYALANKDKLNKDILFKFASPEFTHWPVPKGHIYTLEATAYALLALVKAQAFEDARPVVRWFNKQRKVGGGYGSTQATIIVYQAISEYWTSAKEPDYDLKVDIDVPGRSRPLKYNFNKQNHHATRTAEMQSINQDVKVTAEGSGEATLTLVSLYYALPSEKESDCQNFDLSVQLIPEKLDEEEKIYKLKIEVIYKNKEHDASMSILDIGLLTGFRVDENDLNLLAKGHAPTISKYEMNTVLSEKGSLIIYLDKVSHKRREEISFRVIQTLKVGILQPAAVSVYEYYDQRHCVKFYHPERRAGQLLKLCTKNECTCAEENCSLQKKGQISNDLRAEKSCESTPTSKIDYVYHIQLEQSKDGLSTDIYTARVKQVIKEGNKDMGAQGKLRTFLSYPHCRDALQLEIGKSYLVMGSSKDIHRDDEAQTFHYVFGENTWLEYWPTPEECQTQEHRPTCLGMEQLIMKYEGFACEQ